In Numida meleagris isolate 19003 breed g44 Domestic line chromosome 3, NumMel1.0, whole genome shotgun sequence, the following are encoded in one genomic region:
- the PTCRA gene encoding pre T-cell antigen receptor alpha isoform X2, with the protein MEGPWLLLASVLLLPPGGAADPLPTLAPPLTMVVSGQRRRLVVCVVSELPASSGHAVWISGGNGSALQSFAYGASQEEGGTVCAVSILPDTPLEQGLLACHVGPNSSAPAHSSSPIAVAGIDEEAESCPSARTEPRACAAMAMLVAARVVLLKAALLDALLTALLLARQ; encoded by the exons atggagGGGCCCTGGTTGCTGCTggcctctgtgctgctcctgcccc CTGGCGGGGCCGCTGACCCCCTGCCCACGCTGGCCCCGCCGCTGACCATGGTGGTGTCGGGGCAGCGGCGGCGGCTGGTGGTGTGCGTGGTGAGCGAGCTGCCCGCTAGCTCCGGCCACGCCGTCTGGATCTCTGGGGGGAACGGCAGCGCTCTGCAGTCCTTCGCCTATGGGGCTTCGCAGGAGGAGGGTGGCACCGTGTGTGCCGTTTCCATCCTCCCTGACACCCCCCTGGAGCAGGGGCTCCTGGCGTGCCACGTGGGGCCCAACAGCAGCGCTCCGGCTCATAGCTCCAGCCCCATCGCAGTTGCAG GCATCGATGAGGAGGCAGAGTCGTGTCCCAGCGCCCGCACGG AGCCCCGTGCCTGTGCTGCCATGGCCATGCTGGTGGCCGCGCGGGTGGTGTTGCTGAAGGCCGCGCTCCTGGACGCGCTGCTCACCGCACTGCTCCTGGCCCGGCAATGA
- the PTCRA gene encoding pre T-cell antigen receptor alpha isoform X1 → MEGPWLLLASVLLLPPGGAADPLPTLAPPLTMVVSGQRRRLVVCVVSELPASSGHAVWISGGNGSALQSFAYGASQEEGGTVCAVSILPDTPLEQGLLACHVGPNSSAPAHSSSPIAVAGTDPGPAREQGCASGQQAWGPAVNVIMGQEGVCGSPLPPVPHPAGIDEEAESCPSARTEPRACAAMAMLVAARVVLLKAALLDALLTALLLARQ, encoded by the exons atggagGGGCCCTGGTTGCTGCTggcctctgtgctgctcctgcccc CTGGCGGGGCCGCTGACCCCCTGCCCACGCTGGCCCCGCCGCTGACCATGGTGGTGTCGGGGCAGCGGCGGCGGCTGGTGGTGTGCGTGGTGAGCGAGCTGCCCGCTAGCTCCGGCCACGCCGTCTGGATCTCTGGGGGGAACGGCAGCGCTCTGCAGTCCTTCGCCTATGGGGCTTCGCAGGAGGAGGGTGGCACCGTGTGTGCCGTTTCCATCCTCCCTGACACCCCCCTGGAGCAGGGGCTCCTGGCGTGCCACGTGGGGCCCAACAGCAGCGCTCCGGCTCATAGCTCCAGCCCCATCGCAGTTGCAGGTACGGACCCAGGCCCTGCCcgggagcagggctgtgccagcgGGCAGCAGGCGTGGGGCCCTGCGGTGAATGTTATCATGGGGCAAGAAGGGGTTTGtggcagccccctcccccctGTTCCCCATCCCGCAGGCATCGATGAGGAGGCAGAGTCGTGTCCCAGCGCCCGCACGG AGCCCCGTGCCTGTGCTGCCATGGCCATGCTGGTGGCCGCGCGGGTGGTGTTGCTGAAGGCCGCGCTCCTGGACGCGCTGCTCACCGCACTGCTCCTGGCCCGGCAATGA
- the CNPY3 gene encoding protein canopy homolog 3 yields the protein MAAEGPAALLLLLLVAVAGGDDADWVRLPSKCEVCKYVALELKSAFEETGKTKEVIDTKYGFLDGKGAAVKYTQSDIRLIEVTENICKRLLDYNLHKERSGSNRFAKGMSETFETLHNLVHKGVKVVMDIPYELWNETSAEVADLKKQCDVLVEEYEDVIEDWYRHHQTEDLSQFLCADRVLKGKDASCLAEKWTGKKGDLASAGEKPSKKKSGKKKKKAGKEQSEGAESLSPEESGVQEAAPLPHSPTDEL from the exons ATGGCGGCTGAGGGCCCCgccgcgctgctgctgctgctgctggtggcgGTGGCGGGCGGCGATGACGCGGACTGGGTGCGGCTGCCCAGCAAGTGCGAGG TGTGCAAATACGTGGCGTTGGAGCTGAAATCTGCCTTTGAGGAGACCGGCAAGACCAAGGAGGTGATTGACACCAAGTATGGCTTCTTGGATGGGAAGGGCGCTGCCGTCAAGTACACGCAGTC GGACATCCGGCTCATTGAGGTGACAGAGAACATTTGCAAGAGGCTGTTGGACTACAACCTGCACAAGGAAAGGAGTGGCAGTAACAGGTTTGCAAAG GGTATGTCAGAGACATTTGAGACCCTGCACAACCTGGTGCACAAGGGCGTCAAGGTGGTGATGGACATTCCCTACGAGCTGTGGAACGAGACCTCTGCCGAGGTGGCGGATCTCAAGAAGCAG TGCGACGTGCTGGTGGAGGAGTACGAAGACGTGATCGAGGACTGGTACCGGCACCACCAGACGGAAGATCTCTCCCAGTTCCTCTGTGCTGACCGCGTGCTGAAAGGGAAGGATGCCA GCTGTTTAGCAGAGAAGTGGACCGGCAAGAAGGGGGACTTGGCAAGCGCAGGGGAGAAGCCGAGCAAGAAGAAGagtggaaagaagaagaagaaagcgGGGAAGGAGCAAAGCGAAGGTGCCGAGAGCCTCTCCCCGGAGGAGAGCGGGGTGCAGGAAGCCGCCCCGctcccccacagccccaccGACGAGCTATAG
- the GNMT gene encoding glycine N-methyltransferase, with the protein MVDSVYRTRSLGVAAEGLPDQYADGRAARVWQLYIGDTRSRTAEYRSWLLALLRQHRCRSVLDVACGTGVDSIMLLEEGFQVTSVDASDKMLKYALKERWERRKEEPFDRWVIEEANWLTLERDLEKPGDGFDAVICLGNSFAHLPDFKGDQSDHKLALRNIASMVRPGGVLIIDHRNYDHILATGCAPPGKNIYYKSDLTKDITTSVLLVNNKAHMVTLDYTVQVPPTEAGASPELSKFRLSYYPHRLEAFTALLKGAFQGKCQHSVLGDFQPYTPGQAHIPCYFIHVVKKTA; encoded by the exons atGGTGGACAGCGTGTACCGGACGCGGTCGCTGGGGGTGGCGGCGGAGGGGCTGCCGGATCAGTATGCGGACGGGCGGGCGGCGAGGGTCTGGCAGCTGTACATCGGGGACACGCGGAGCCGCACGGCCGAGTACCGCAGCTGGCTCCTGGCGCTCCTTCGCCAGCACCGCTGCCGCTCCGTCCTCGACGTGGCCTGCGGCACCGG GGTGGACTCCAtcatgctgctggaggagggctTCCAGGTGACCAGCGTGGACGCCAGCGACAAGATGCTCAAGTACGCGTTGAAGGAGCGGTGGGAGCGGCGCAAGGAGGAACCCTTCGACCGATGGG TCATCGAGGAGGCCAACTGGCTGACGCTGGAGCGGGACCTGGAGAAGCCCGGGGATGGCTTTGACGCTGTCATCTGCCTGGGGAACTCCTTCGCGCACCTGCCCGACTTCAAAG GGGACCAGAGTGACCACAAGCTGGCCCTGAGGAACATTGCCAGCATGGTGCGGCCCGGCGGCGTCCTGATCATCGACCACCGCAACTATGACCACATCCTGGCCACCGGCTGCGCGCCGCCCGGCAAGAACATCTACTACAAG AGCGACCTGACCAAGGACATCACcacctcagtgctgctggtgaaCAACAAGGCCCACATGGTGACCCTTGACTACACCGTGCAGGTCCCCCCGACCGAGGCGGGGGCCTCCCCCGAGCTGAG CAAGTTCCGTCTCTCGTACTACCCACATCGGCTGGAGGCCTTCACGGCGCTTCTGAAAGGTGCCTTCCAGGGGAAGTGCCAGCACAGCGTCCTGGGCGACTTCCAGCCCTACACACCTGGTCAGGCCCACATCCCCTGCTACTTCATCCACGTCGTCAAGAAGACTGCCTGA